AAGCGACCGTACCTGCAAACGGACAACACGCATTGCATGCCGCCCACGGGCATGAGACCGCGGTGGCTGCCACGCACGCCGACACGCATCAGGAGCATCCCATCAAGCTTTACCTAGTGGTTTGGGGATGGCTGTTCGTGCTCAGCGCAGGCTCCTACATGGTCGACTACTTCCACCTGCAGGGTTACCTGCGCTGGTCGCTGATCCTGTTGTTCATGGTGCTCAAGGCGGGCCTGATCGTCGCTGTCTTCATGCACATGGCCTGGGAGCGTCTGGCACTCGTCTATGCGATCATCGTGCCGCCGGTATTCGTTCTGGTGTTCGTTGCGATCATGGTGATCGAATCCGAGTACACGCTTTTCAGCCGCCTCACCTTCTTCGGCGCCGGGTCCTGAAGCCCACCCGCGCCGCTGCGCTCGTGCCCTACAGCGCGCAACCGGCCCAGGCTCGGACCATTCCCGATTGACATCCGGGCTGACGGGAGGACAATCACCGCTTCGCTCATACGCGTCATGCATGCCAGCAAAGGACGCCCAAGATGACGATAGCACCCAAACTCAAGAAGTACATCGACGGCGAGGGCGTCTCTTATGATACGCTCGCGCATCAACGCACGGCCACCAGCCGGCAATCCGCCATGGCCGCTCATGTGCCGGGCAGCAGGTTGGCGAAGACCGTAGTGATCCACCATGAACTCGGCTACGCGCTCGCCGTGGTCCCGAGCACGCACAGGGTGGAACTGGGGGCTCTGCAGGACATCATGGACAAGCGTCTCGGCCTTGCCTCCGAGGACGAGGTGGGATCGTTGTTCGACGACTGCGACATCGGCGCGGTGCCGCCCATCGGAGCAGCCTACAACCTGCCGGTGATCCTCGACGAAAGCCTTCGCGATGCCAACGATATCTACTTCGAAGGCGGCGATCACAAGACGCTCGTGCACGTCACCGGCAAGGACTTCCGCAGCCTGACCAGAGGGGCGCAGCAGGCGCGCTTCAGCCATCCTGCCTATTGACGGTGGGCGGACCGGCGCCGCGAACTGGCGCCGGGCCGGGTCTCGCTCGGTCAGCGTCTCGGCTGATGTGAAGGCGAGGGCAGGGGCTCGATGAGCTTTCGATACAGATGCCAGGTCGCGTGTCCGAAGACGGGCAGCACGACGGCCAGGCCGGCAAAGAGCGGGATCGACCCGAGCATCAGCCCCACGGCCACCATCAGCCCCCAGACCAGCATCACGAACGGATTGGCCAGCACGGCCCGCACCGAGGTGTGGATCGCCTCATAAGCGCCGACGTCGCGGTCGAGGAGGAGCGGGAAGGCGATGACAGTGGTGCAGAGCACCACCAGTGCAAAGACGAGGCCGATGGCGTGTCCCACGATGATCAGCGTCCATCCGTGGCCGGTGGCGAAGATCTGGTCCAAGAACCCGGAAATCGATGCGGGCGGCTGCGACCCGAACAGATACTCGTAAAAGGCCTGCGCCGTCAGGAGCCAACCGACGAAGATGACGAACAGCATGATGCCGACAGCGGCGATCGAGGGCAACGCCGGCGAATGCCTGATGTCGAAGGCATGCCGCCATGACGTGTCCATGCCGAGTTCGCGCCGACGGCTGATCTCGTAGAGGCC
This portion of the Mesorhizobium shangrilense genome encodes:
- a CDS encoding cytochrome C oxidase subunit IV family protein, whose translation is MSEATVPANGQHALHAAHGHETAVAATHADTHQEHPIKLYLVVWGWLFVLSAGSYMVDYFHLQGYLRWSLILLFMVLKAGLIVAVFMHMAWERLALVYAIIVPPVFVLVFVAIMVIESEYTLFSRLTFFGAGS
- a CDS encoding aminoacyl-tRNA deacylase, with the translated sequence MTIAPKLKKYIDGEGVSYDTLAHQRTATSRQSAMAAHVPGSRLAKTVVIHHELGYALAVVPSTHRVELGALQDIMDKRLGLASEDEVGSLFDDCDIGAVPPIGAAYNLPVILDESLRDANDIYFEGGDHKTLVHVTGKDFRSLTRGAQQARFSHPAY
- a CDS encoding DUF2189 domain-containing protein, whose protein sequence is MATFHVIAGATETLEHTGVRKIGVSDLFDALRRGIDDFLVKPSHIVFLFMIYPIMGVVLAAWTSGANALPMLFPLVSGFALIGPFAALGLYEISRRRELGMDTSWRHAFDIRHSPALPSIAAVGIMLFVIFVGWLLTAQAFYEYLFGSQPPASISGFLDQIFATGHGWTLIIVGHAIGLVFALVVLCTTVIAFPLLLDRDVGAYEAIHTSVRAVLANPFVMLVWGLMVAVGLMLGSIPLFAGLAVVLPVFGHATWHLYRKLIEPLPSPSHQPRR